From Numida meleagris isolate 19003 breed g44 Domestic line chromosome 4, NumMel1.0, whole genome shotgun sequence, the proteins below share one genomic window:
- the WFS1 gene encoding wolframin yields the protein MNSNPDPPSGPSQPQLHPGRSQLNAAAVDHSESSRKSGPPSGDAATLSSSVPGYSHSREKAEKNEAVKEEPEVLFEELLERAKAGEPKAQTEVGKHFLRLAEEEDEELNNCSAVDWFILAAKQGRREAVKLLRRCLADRRGITSENEQEVKKLSSETDLERAVRKAALVMYWKLNPKKKKQLAVSELLENVGQVDNEDGEKQPGPVPKSVQKQRRMLERLVSCESKKFIALDDFVEITKKYAKGIIPSNLIMQEEEDDELAGKTPEELPLRLKVVKYPLHAIMEIKEYLIDIASKAGMHWLSTIIPTHHINALIFFFIISNLTIDFFAFIIPLVIFYLSFISMVICTLKVFQDSKAWENFRTLTDLLLRFEPNLDVEQAEVNFGWNHLEPYIYFILSVFFVIFSFPIASKDCIPCSELAIVSVFFTVTSYMSLSTCAEPYTRRALMTEIAAGCLSLLQVLPGNFGFLKFLGKTFFTVPVGHLFVINVSIPCLLFLYLFYLFFRMAQLRNFKGTYCYLVPYLVCFMWCELSVVILRESSGIGLVRASIGYFLFLFALPVLGVGIALMCLVHFIKWFVSLELVKIVVTLVLCAVPLLFRWWTKVNFSVVEMVKSLTRSSIVKLILVWITAVVLFCWFYVYRSEGMKVYNSTLTWNQYAFLCGPRSWKETNMARTQILCSHLEGHRVTWTGRFKYVRVTEIDNSAESAINMLPLFIGDWMRCLYGETYPLCDPKNVTMEEEELCRLKYLTKHNCHMKMFDRYKFEITVGMPFSSKNGTKLAEEDDITKDIVLKASNEFKKVLLNLRQGSIIEFSTILEGRLGSKWPVFELKAITCLNCMSKLLPAGRHVKIEHDWRSTVHKAIKFVFDFFFFPFLSAA from the exons ATGAACTCAAACCCTGATCCCCCATCAGGTCCCTCTCAACCGCAACTGCATCCTGGAAGGTCCCagctgaatgctgctgctgtggacCATAGTGAGAGCAGTCGTAAATCTGGACCACCCTCAGGAGATGCTGCaactctttcttcttcagttccTGGCTACTCCCATAGCagggagaaagctgaaaaaaatg AGGCCGTGAAAGAAGAACCTGAAGTGCTCTTTGAGGAACTGCTGGAGAGGGCCAAAGCTGGAGAACCAAAAGCACAAACAGAG GTGGGGAAACACTTCTTGAGATTagcagaagaggaggatgaagaacTTAACAATTGTAGTGCGGTTGATTGGTTCATCCTTGCTGCTAAGCAAGGTCGAAGAGAAGCCGTTAAACTGTTGCGTAGATGCCTAGCAGACAGAAGAG gCATCACTTCTGAGAATGAGCAAGAAGTGAAAAAACTATCGTCTGAGACTGACTTGGAGAGAGCTGTGAGAAAAGCTGCCTTAGTCATGTATTGGAAATTAAACccaaaaaagaagaagcaaTTAGCAGTTTCTGAACTACTGGAAAATGTTGGGCAAGTTGATAATGAAG ATGGTGAGAAGCAGCCTGGCCCAGTCCCAAAGTCAGtgcagaaacagagaagaatgcTGGAGCGCTTAGTGAGCTGTGAAT CTAAAAAATTTATTGCTTTGGATGACTTTGTGGAGATTACCAAGAAGTATGCAAAGGGAATCATCCCATCTAACCTGATTATGCAGgaagaagaagatgatgaaTTGGCAGGGAAGACTCCTGAAGAGTTGCCCTTGAGACTGAAG gTTGTAAAATATCCACTTCATGCCATAATGGAAATTAAAGAATATCTTATAGATATTGCATCAAAGGCAGGAATGCATTGGCTGTCTACCATTATTCCAACACATCATATCAATGCTCTCATCTTCTTCTTCATCATCAGTAATCTGACAATTGATTTTTTTGCCTTCATTATTCCGTTAGTTATATTCTATTTGTCCTTCATTTCTATGGTGATTTGCACACTGAAAGTTTTTCAGGACAGTAAGGCCTGGGAAAACTTCCGCACTTTGACTGACTTACTCCTTCGTTTTGAACCAAACTTAGATGTTGAGCAAGCTGAGGTGAACTTTGGGTGGAATCACTTAGAgccatacatttattttatactcTCAGTATTCTTTGTAATTTTCTCCTTCCCTATAGCAAGCAAGGACTGTATACCATGCTCAGAGTTAGCTattgtctctgttttcttcacagtgacAAGTTACATGAGTTTAAGCACATGTGCAGAACCATACACGCGAAGAGCATTAATGACTGAGATAGCAGCAGGTTGCTTATCCCTATTGCAGGTATTACCTGGGAATTTTGGCTTCTTGAAATTCTTAGGTAAAACCTTCTTTACTGTTCCTGTAGGCCATCTCTTTGTGATCAATGTAAGCATCCCgtgccttttgtttttgtatttgttctatCTTTTCTTTAGAATGGCACAACTACGAAATTTTAAAGGCACCTACTGTTACCTGGTCCCATATCTGGTCTGCTTTATGTGGTGTGAACTCTCTGTGGTCATTCTGCGGGAGTCCTCTGGCATTGGGCTCGTTCGTGCATCCATTGGttactttctgtttctctttgcactCCCAGTGCTAGGTGTAGGCATTGCACTGATGTGTCTGGTCCATTTCATTAAGTGGTTCGTGTCTCTGGAGCTCGTGAAAATTGTAGTGACTCTAGTTTTGTGTGCTGTTCCTTTGCTCTTCCGATGGTGGACAAAAGTCAACTTCTCTGTAGTAGAAATGGTTAAGTCCCTCACTCGAAGCTCGATTGTGAAACTCATTTTGGTGTGGATTACAGCTGtagtgttgttttgttggttcTATGTGTATCGATCAGAGGGAATGAAAGTTTACAACTCCACCTTGACATGGAATCAGTATGCTTTCCTCTGTGGACCCCGATCATGGAAGGAGACCAATATGGCACGTACTCAGATTTTATGTAGTCACCTGGAAGGACACAGAGTGACATGGACTGGGCGGTTCAAATATGTGCGTGTTACAGAAATTGACAATAGTGCAGAATCTGCAATCAATATGCTTCCGCTTTTTATTGGTGATTGGATGAGGTGCTTGTATGGTGAAACCTACCCTCTTTGTGACCCCAAAAATGTCACaatggaggaggaagaattGTGTCGTCTCAAGTATTTGACAAAGCATAACTGCCACATGAAAATGTTCGATCGGTACAAATTTGAAATAACTGTGGGTATGCCTTTCAGTAGCAAAAATGGAACCAAGTTGGCAGAGGAAGATGACATAACCAAAGATATTGTGTTAAAGGCAAGCAATGAGTTTAAGAAAGTGTTGCTGAACTTGAGGCAAGGAAGTATAATTGAATTCAGCACAATTCTGGAAGGTCGTCTTGGCAGTAAATGGCCTGTCTTTGAACTGAAAGCAATCACTTGCTTGAATTGTATGTCTAAACTCCTACCTGCAGGGAGGCATGTGAAAATAGAGCATGACTGGAGGAGCACAGTGCATAAAGCcattaaatttgtttttgattttttcttctttccattcctgTCAGCTGCATAA